The genomic region AAATACCGGTTCCCGATCCGGGTGATGAGCGCGGGGAAAGTTCGTGTATCGGGTTCCGCACCCGACCGGAGCCCGAGAAGCCTGTGTAGAGGAGCGAAGGGAACGGGTTTGCCGCGCACCTCGATGACCTCCTGCCGACCGGCCCGATGAATCTCATCCGTCGACACCAATCGGGTCTCCTGTACGTAGGACAACGGGATGGCGAACATTCTCCCGGCGCTTCGTACCATCAGCACTTCCATGGCGCCGAGGGAAACAGGAAGCGACAGGGTGACCAACGTCCCCACCCCCACTTCCGTCTCGATGCCGACGGCCCCCCGGAGCGCCGCCACGGCGGACTTGACGACATCCATCCCCACCCCGCGGCCCGAAAGATCGCTCACCTGATCCCGCGTCGAGAATCCCGGCGCGAAAAGAAACTCCATCACTTCAGCCGCATCCAGATGCGCCGCCTCGGCCGCGGACACCAGCTTTCGTTCAATGGCCTTGGACCGCACGCGCTCCGCATCGATGCCCCCTCCGTCGTCCGCCACGCGAACGAGGATTTTCTCTCCTTCCTGGAGGGCGGAAATCTCGATGGTGCCCTCCGGCGGCTTCCCGGAGCGACCCCGCGCGTCCGGCATCTCGATTCCATGATCGATCGCGTTCCTCACAAGGTGGAGTAAGGGGTCCAGAAGGCTGTCCACAATCTGCTTGTCCACTTCCACGTCCTCACCGGAAACGACCAGATTCACCTGCTTCCCAACCTCGCGGGCGATGTCCCTCACCAGCCTCGGGAATCGATTGAAAGCCTGGGCGAGCGGGACCATCCGGATTCGGTTCACCGCCTTCTGGAGCTCCTCGACCACACGGTCCAGTCGCTCCTGCCCTTCCGCCAGATGGGCCACCACCGTCTGGAGCTTCCCCGCTGATCCCGTGCCCACGCCCACGCCGCCTGCCCCGCTTCCCTGGCCGCGGAGGTCTTGCTGAAGCTCCCGCACAAGCTGGCGAACCCCGCTGTGCCCGATGAGAAGCTCCCCGGAGAGACTCATCAGCCGATCCACTCGCTGACTGCCGACACGCAGAACCGCTTCTTCCATCACCACCCGTGCAGCCGTCTGACTTCCACCGGCGCCGGCATTGGCCTCAGGTAGGGGCGAGGCATGCCTCGCCCCCGCGACCGCGGCTTTCAATTCCGTGTCGGCGCGGGACAGATTGTGGTCGGCCCCCTCCCCCTTCAGCCCCGCCTCCATCAGCATCACCGCGTCTTCAATGGACCGCATGTCATACTTGAAAACCTTGTCGTCACGCACCCTGCGCAAGATGTCTTGCATACGATCGAGTGCCTCCAAGAGCGCGGTCACCGCGGATGCCGTCACCCGGGCCTCGCCTTTGCGGATTCGATCGAGCAGTTCTTCCATCCGGTGCGACAGCTTCTGAAGCGGGGACAGACGGAGCATGCCCGAATTGCCTTTGATCGTATGCGCGTAGCGGAATATCTCGTTCAGGATCTCCGCTGACTGGTCGTGCTCCAACCGAAGAAGGCGGTGTTCGAGCCGGGTGAGCATGTCCTCCGTCTCCGCCACGAAATCGTCGACCACGCTCCCATGGTCCTCGGCCTTCCATTCGAATTCAAATTCGGAGGCCGCCCCCTGCGCTCCTCCCGTCTTGATCTCCGCTTCAAACTCGGCCGCGAACAACTCAAGATCCAACTCCGCCTCGATCCCCGTCCAGTCGGCCGTGGTACTGCCCGGATCCCGTGACCCCGATCGCACCGCATCGGCCAGGTCGAACACGCGCGCGATCAACCCCTGGCCTCTTTCATCCAGCCGCCCACCGGACACGACTCGCTCGAACTTGTCCACGAGAGCCGTCGGCACCCCGGCCACCACGCGCAAGGCCCTGGCCCTCTCGACCAGCTTCTCCCTCAGCCCTTTGTCGTTGTCCATCACGATGCCGATCCTGGATTCATGTGATCATGGAGTCATGGGGCCATGGATTCATCTCCAGATCTCCACATGACCACATGACAACATCCCCACATCAAGCAAGATCCCCCGCCCCCATCCGGGCAAGCCAGCGAAAGGTTCCCATGCTGCCCACAACGGTCAGCCGAACAGGGCGAATCGAATCCCGAAATCGCTTCAGCGCATCCGCCAACCATCGTTCCGCATAGTCCAGCGTGCTGAGATCGAGCACCACCGAATCGTTTGGATTCCCTCGGCCTTCGGATCTTGATCCGAGGCCGGCGATCCGTGCCAACTTCCCTTCGATCTCCGTCCTCTGAGCCTGAGGCATGTCATCCGGCCATCGCCCCGAAACGACAATCCGGAGTGGAGATTCCGCCTCGCGGAATTCCAGGGTAGGCGCGCCCCCCTGCGGCGGGAGGTCGGCGGTCAGGAGATCCATTCCGTCGGCGAGGGACGGGGCTCCAACCGGCCGCGGCGGGGTCCCGGGTTCCGGCGACTCGCGTCGCAATGCCGCGCGTTCCTTCATGAGATCTTCCAGCGCCGCCAGGGCAAATCCGGCGCGAATCCCCATGTCTCCACCGATCGCCGTCCCCGAAGCGGAGCGGAGCGGGGCGGCGCGGCTCTGTGGGGTCAAGGCTTTACTTGACACATTTAGCGCGCTTCTATTGTGTCGGCAGGGTTGAGGCGAGCCGCTCCCGTTCGCAACCCCCGCCGATTCAAGACTTGACCCCACGCGAAACAACTCCCGTTGGGGGCTGCGGCCCATCCAGTCGCGGATGCGTGGATTCGATGAGGGACGGGTGGTCAAGCCCACCCCGCGCTTCGCGAGGTCCCGCGCAAAATCGACCAGGATCTTCAGGTACGGCTCCTCGGCAAATCGAAGTCCGTCCAAGTCGAGCGTCATTCGAGCCCGAAGCCCCCCCCCTCCGGCGGGCAAGAGGGAGTTCATCCATCGATCCCGTTTCTCAAATATTCTCTGTGAAAGAGTTTCGGGCGTGGTGTTCGAGGACAATACGCCGGCGAGCACGAGGGAGGCGGACGGCAGCTCGCTGCCTGCGGCCGGACGAGTCGACATGAAGATCAGCGGAATACCCCCTTCCTCGATCAGGAGCCGACGGTTGTCATCCAGCGCAATCTCCGCCTGGGCCGCGCGGCGGTCGGGCGTCCACCGCACGTAGTATACCACCCCGTTCTGCTCGCGCAGATCGAGGTAGTGCGATTGGTGAACCAGCGATTCGGCGTACCCGCAGAAAAGCACCGCCCCGATCTTCATGGATTGGACGAGATTGTCGAGGACGACCTGTTTGTGGGGATCGTCGAAGTAGATGAGTACGTTCCGGCAGAAGACGATTTCGAACGGACCGCCCAGAGCATCCGACATCAAGTTCTTCCGCTCGAATCGGCACAGTTTTCGAATCGGCTCGGCCACCTGCCACTTCTGTCCCGTACCATTCGTGCTCCCGAGAGCCGTGGACTTCGCTCCCGAGCCGACCTCCAGCAGATGTCGGCCCGTCACACCCGGAGGGAGCACCGCCCGACTCACCGACCAGCCTGGGTATATTCCCCCGCGAGCCACCTCCAGCGCTCCTCCATCGATGTCGGCGCCAACCACTTGGATGCTTCCAGGGCGAACCCATGGGAAAGCATCCGACAGGACCATCGCCACGGTATAGACCTCCTCCCCCGTGGAACATCCCGCGCAGAGGGCCCGCAGGGGATTCAGTTCGGACGGGGCCGAACGCTTATCGAGCCATGAACGGAGCAGCCCGAACTGCTCAGCGTGGCGGAAGAAGTGGGTCTCGTTGACCGTAAGCGTCTGCGTGAGCGCCGCCAGCTCGCGGCTCCCGAGGGGGCCTCTCAGGTGGAGAAGATATTCAGCGGCCGATCGGTATTCCAGCTGGGCCATTCGTTCCTTAACGCCCATTTCAATCCGGAACGCCTTTTTTCCCTTGAGCGTAAATCCCGCCGACTCGGCCACGAGGCCGGCGATTTCCCCGATCACGGGATCGGTCCAAGCCGTTCCATTCGGCTCCTGGACTTCGTCAATCATGGCGTTTCCCCGGTTTCCCCCCGGAGTCGCAGAAACATCTCGGCCCCGATCACGGCCTCCACGTCGATCAGTGTTAGCGGTCGCGTTTCATGAAGGCACACTCCCTGTATGTATTTCCTCTCAATCGCGCCCACCTCCGGAGCCGTGTCGATCGAGTCGGTGGTTATCGTGGCCACATCCAGAACCTGGTCCACCGAAAA from Nitrospirota bacterium harbors:
- a CDS encoding response regulator, which gives rise to MDNDKGLREKLVERARALRVVAGVPTALVDKFERVVSGGRLDERGQGLIARVFDLADAVRSGSRDPGSTTADWTGIEAELDLELFAAEFEAEIKTGGAQGAASEFEFEWKAEDHGSVVDDFVAETEDMLTRLEHRLLRLEHDQSAEILNEIFRYAHTIKGNSGMLRLSPLQKLSHRMEELLDRIRKGEARVTASAVTALLEALDRMQDILRRVRDDKVFKYDMRSIEDAVMLMEAGLKGEGADHNLSRADTELKAAVAGARHASPLPEANAGAGGSQTAARVVMEEAVLRVGSQRVDRLMSLSGELLIGHSGVRQLVRELQQDLRGQGSGAGGVGVGTGSAGKLQTVVAHLAEGQERLDRVVEELQKAVNRIRMVPLAQAFNRFPRLVRDIAREVGKQVNLVVSGEDVEVDKQIVDSLLDPLLHLVRNAIDHGIEMPDARGRSGKPPEGTIEISALQEGEKILVRVADDGGGIDAERVRSKAIERKLVSAAEAAHLDAAEVMEFLFAPGFSTRDQVSDLSGRGVGMDVVKSAVAALRGAVGIETEVGVGTLVTLSLPVSLGAMEVLMVRSAGRMFAIPLSYVQETRLVSTDEIHRAGRQEVIEVRGKPVPFAPLHRLLGLRSGAEPDTRTFPALITRIGNRYLLVGVEELLGKEKVVMKSMGSLLEKVRGVAGATILGDGQALLILNLQDLMPFISETSQPALQPQVRSGGQGEKGSSGSPSPSMMEGRGGGGPRILVVDDSAVFRRELCDMLRSAGHDTDEAASGDEAVGKIESGRYVAITVDVEMPGMNGYDLTRRIRSLPAHAMTPVIILSTLSQPPDKVRGFQAGADGYLTKPTSVKEIEAALNPLLDRGSKIGGTAP